One segment of Planctomycetaceae bacterium DNA contains the following:
- a CDS encoding DUF3500 domain-containing protein yields MSRHVTKSPVSRREFVQVLGAGAALATCGGNLMAGMFAGPTPSSAAETVVKEFYDSLSEAQRGKICFGFDHDLRKKINANWLITDLEIGSDFYSDKQRAMIGEIVKGLTSEDGFKTVELQTLDDNGGLDQYSVAVFGKPGDGDFEFELTGRHLTLRADGNSVEKAAFGGGIVYGHGEEGDPSKNLYFAQTRQANEVFQALDTDQRSAALLKKAPAEAAVQIQGDGGAFPGISVGDLKDDQKQLVEKTLAVLLAPYRQEDIDEVMQIVKDSGGVEKLHMAFYQQDDLQNDGTWDIWRVEGPAFVWHFRGAPHVHAYINIGQAKAV; encoded by the coding sequence ATGAGCCGTCACGTCACGAAGTCGCCCGTTTCTCGTCGCGAATTTGTTCAGGTACTGGGAGCCGGAGCCGCACTTGCCACCTGCGGCGGAAATCTGATGGCGGGAATGTTCGCCGGACCAACGCCGTCGTCAGCGGCGGAAACGGTCGTGAAGGAGTTTTACGATTCCCTGTCGGAGGCGCAGCGCGGCAAGATCTGTTTCGGTTTCGATCATGATCTGCGCAAGAAGATCAACGCGAACTGGCTGATCACCGATCTGGAAATCGGCAGTGACTTCTACAGCGACAAACAGCGAGCGATGATCGGTGAGATCGTGAAGGGGCTTACCAGCGAAGATGGCTTCAAGACAGTAGAACTGCAGACGCTGGATGACAACGGCGGGCTTGACCAGTACAGCGTCGCTGTCTTCGGAAAGCCGGGCGACGGCGATTTCGAATTTGAACTGACCGGTCGCCACCTGACGCTGCGGGCCGACGGAAACAGCGTGGAAAAAGCCGCTTTCGGCGGCGGCATCGTATACGGCCACGGTGAAGAAGGCGATCCGTCAAAGAATCTCTACTTCGCTCAGACCCGGCAGGCCAACGAGGTCTTTCAGGCTCTGGACACCGACCAGCGGTCCGCAGCGCTGCTGAAGAAGGCTCCGGCTGAAGCCGCCGTGCAGATCCAGGGCGATGGCGGCGCGTTTCCGGGCATCAGCGTGGGTGACCTGAAGGACGATCAAAAGCAACTGGTCGAAAAAACGCTGGCCGTCCTGCTGGCTCCCTATCGCCAGGAAGACATCGATGAAGTGATGCAGATCGTGAAGGATTCCGGCGGAGTCGAAAAGCTGCACATGGCGTTCTATCAGCAGGACGATCTGCAGAACGACGGCACGTGGGACATCTGGCGAGTCGAAGGGCCCGCGTTCGTCTGGCATTTCCGCGGTGCTCCGCACGTGCATGCCTATATCAATATCGGACAGGCGAAGGCCGTGTAG
- a CDS encoding biopolymer transporter ExbD encodes MRIPSHHNRRSSLDAETMTPMIDVVFLLLVFFVCASIGQTPDALLPAELRAGVTDSKVEIAEPDPDEWKSPEVMIRLRAPDGAGRVGIEVNDRIVSGPGELTATLARLADLDRRSRIILDVDDAVPTQQFIAVYDLCQSLSFEVISFAVRR; translated from the coding sequence ATGCGGATTCCCAGCCATCACAACCGGCGAAGTTCGCTGGATGCGGAAACGATGACGCCGATGATCGACGTTGTCTTTCTGCTGCTGGTCTTTTTCGTCTGCGCCTCTATCGGCCAGACGCCGGATGCCTTGCTGCCGGCCGAATTGCGCGCTGGAGTGACCGATTCCAAAGTGGAGATCGCCGAACCGGACCCGGACGAATGGAAGTCGCCGGAGGTCATGATTCGTCTGCGGGCTCCGGATGGCGCGGGAAGAGTCGGGATCGAAGTGAACGACCGGATCGTTTCCGGGCCTGGAGAACTGACCGCGACGCTGGCCCGACTGGCTGACCTGGATCGACGGTCCCGCATCATTCTGGACGTCGACGACGCCGTCCCGACGCAGCAGTTCATCGCCGTGTACGACCTCTGCCAGAGCCTGTCGTTTGAGGTGATTTCGTTCGCCGTTCGCCGATGA
- a CDS encoding complex I subunit 1 family protein, whose translation MNLTFAANTLVGFFESLNVESLPEGWAFVAAAVLHAALLFAVFSLCPFFFIWLERKVSGRIQDRLGPTRVGGKFGWLQSLADGIKLIQKEDLCPPAADSLLFRSAPYIVCVASFAAFAVLPFSHGWVAVAADCGLFILVAILSLEVFGIIMAGYSSGSKWSLFGGMREAAQMVSYEIPLAICALVPIVAAGSLNLGEIGDMQSGGFQNWFVFHDPFTFIAFFVYFTVATASCKRAPFDLAEAESELVGGFHTEYSGMRWSFFFMGEYASMFVVCGVASVIFLGGWATGIPHLDAMLSGARATSAGADSVGSAWVVGYLANVLGAFVFATKAGLLVFVQIWLRWTLPRLRIDQVMTTCLKYLIPISCFLFLGAIVWPLMLRVGMQRTTLADPLGDRLAVSVEAARAAITGVGQAPAPVSGIAPADPHGAPVDPHDAPDVDSGHSAGGHSTVPSVGVGLTMREAVQ comes from the coding sequence ATGAATCTCACATTTGCCGCAAATACTCTCGTCGGTTTCTTCGAGAGCCTGAACGTTGAATCGCTGCCCGAGGGCTGGGCGTTTGTCGCTGCGGCGGTGCTTCACGCGGCGTTGCTGTTTGCAGTATTTTCGCTGTGTCCGTTCTTCTTCATCTGGCTGGAACGGAAGGTTTCCGGGCGCATTCAGGACCGGCTTGGACCGACCCGTGTGGGAGGCAAATTCGGCTGGCTGCAGTCGCTGGCCGACGGAATCAAGCTGATTCAAAAAGAGGACCTGTGCCCTCCCGCCGCTGACTCCCTGCTGTTTCGGTCGGCTCCGTATATTGTCTGTGTGGCGTCGTTCGCGGCCTTTGCCGTGCTTCCGTTCAGCCACGGCTGGGTCGCCGTCGCAGCGGACTGCGGGCTGTTCATTCTTGTGGCGATCCTGTCTCTGGAAGTGTTCGGCATCATCATGGCCGGATACTCCAGTGGCTCCAAGTGGTCGCTGTTTGGCGGAATGCGGGAAGCCGCCCAGATGGTCAGCTACGAGATCCCGCTGGCGATCTGCGCTTTGGTCCCGATCGTTGCTGCTGGTTCGCTGAATCTTGGTGAAATCGGTGACATGCAGTCTGGCGGGTTTCAAAACTGGTTTGTGTTTCACGACCCGTTTACGTTTATCGCCTTCTTTGTGTACTTCACCGTGGCAACGGCCAGTTGCAAGCGAGCACCCTTTGACCTTGCTGAAGCGGAAAGCGAACTGGTTGGCGGCTTCCATACGGAATACAGCGGCATGAGATGGTCGTTCTTCTTCATGGGAGAATATGCCAGCATGTTTGTTGTTTGCGGCGTCGCATCCGTGATCTTTCTGGGCGGCTGGGCAACCGGAATCCCGCATTTGGACGCAATGCTGTCAGGCGCGCGGGCGACGAGTGCCGGTGCTGATAGTGTCGGCAGTGCGTGGGTCGTTGGGTACCTGGCCAATGTTCTTGGGGCCTTCGTGTTTGCGACCAAGGCCGGGTTGCTGGTGTTTGTGCAGATCTGGCTTCGCTGGACGCTTCCTCGCCTGCGAATCGATCAGGTGATGACCACGTGTCTGAAATACCTGATTCCGATCAGTTGCTTTCTGTTTCTGGGGGCGATTGTCTGGCCGCTGATGCTTCGAGTCGGCATGCAGCGGACAACGCTTGCTGATCCGCTCGGGGATCGGCTGGCAGTCAGTGTTGAGGCGGCTCGCGCGGCAATCACTGGTGTTGGTCAGGCGCCGGCTCCTGTATCCGGAATTGCTCCCGCGGATCCTCACGGTGCTCCCGTGGATCCTCACGATGCTCCCGATGTGGATTCGGGGCATTCCGCCGGTGGGCACAGTACGGTCCCGTCGGTCGGAGTCGGGCTGACGATGCGGGAGGCTGTTCAATGA
- a CDS encoding NADH-quinone oxidoreductase subunit J has protein sequence MNAESLLFTVFAVATCIGAVAVVVSQSVARMAFWLVIALGSTAALFFLVDADFVGATQLLIYVGGTLVLLVFGVMLTASGPYLKIVTSPGETVVAGLVGLLFLFVVFSSLSGVDWAGTKNRVLASSGRSGEVQEFQGGSEGNTLRPLGLSLLGARPELDLGGGSKSLSTGYLLPFEIASVHLLVVLIGAAYLARAKRRRDAASG, from the coding sequence ATGAATGCGGAATCGCTGCTGTTTACCGTATTCGCCGTTGCCACCTGCATTGGTGCGGTGGCGGTTGTTGTCAGCCAAAGCGTCGCTCGTATGGCGTTCTGGCTGGTGATTGCGCTGGGCAGCACGGCGGCACTCTTCTTTCTTGTTGACGCTGACTTCGTGGGCGCGACGCAGCTTTTGATTTACGTCGGCGGAACTCTTGTCCTGCTGGTGTTTGGCGTGATGCTGACGGCCAGTGGTCCGTATTTGAAAATTGTTACGTCTCCCGGCGAAACGGTTGTCGCCGGGCTGGTTGGGTTGTTGTTTCTGTTTGTTGTTTTTTCATCACTCAGCGGCGTCGACTGGGCCGGTACAAAGAACCGTGTTCTGGCGTCGTCTGGTCGATCGGGCGAAGTTCAGGAATTTCAGGGCGGCTCGGAAGGAAACACTCTGCGGCCACTGGGGCTTAGTCTGCTCGGTGCGCGGCCGGAGCTGGATCTGGGAGGCGGATCGAAATCTCTGAGTACCGGATATTTGTTGCCGTTCGAAATCGCCTCCGTTCACTTGCTGGTTGTGCTGATCGGTGCCGCATACCTGGCACGAGCAAAGCGACGGCGGGATGCCGCGTCCGGCTGA
- the nuoK gene encoding NADH-quinone oxidoreductase subunit NuoK encodes MQPDLTSYLLVGAVLFVCGVVCMATKRNGIGVLMGVELVLNGANVNFVAFSKYTALGLDGQVFSLFVIVLAAAEAAVALAIALNFYNNHLTIDVDRGNKLKG; translated from the coding sequence ATGCAACCCGACCTCACATCTTATCTGCTGGTTGGAGCCGTGCTGTTTGTCTGTGGCGTGGTTTGTATGGCCACCAAGCGCAATGGCATCGGCGTACTGATGGGGGTTGAGCTGGTGTTGAACGGCGCGAATGTCAACTTTGTTGCGTTCTCGAAGTACACGGCACTGGGGCTGGATGGTCAGGTCTTTTCTCTGTTCGTGATCGTGCTTGCGGCAGCCGAAGCGGCGGTTGCGTTAGCGATTGCTCTGAACTTCTACAACAATCACCTGACGATCGATGTGGACCGAGGCAACAAGCTGAAGGGCTGA
- the nuoL gene encoding NADH-quinone oxidoreductase subunit L, with translation MVGETLKWLLMIAWLLPLVGFAVEIFGGYWGSRHSKAAALLAVFCIGAGFVCSASALLIWGNANHAWGEGGWLSHDEHGGAHDSDDHENGDGHGGDGHHHEEAPHEHVSVRPESPAILTVAQAEGESSDSDAHESEGTGGKGRTVYSGTIYRLATFGSLEVSIDYYIDSLTLVMFTMVTLIATCIHVFAMGYMSDELTDEYVDHSAHTSDGKHVHRPGRFYRFFAFLSLFSFSMLGLVLAGNIFQVFVFWELVGICSYLLIGFYTERKTASNAANKAFIMNRVGDFGFLIGLMVLWTFFGTFRFGDTIVDGGTTQPGLFSMAHRGDDGQFLRDAETGDVLLTDVSGNALQDASGSNRTIPYSLLIVAGLGVFGGCIGKSAQFPLQTWLPDAMEGPTPVSALVHSATMVAAGVYLVGRFFPMFAQEVLLVIAYVGCITLFLAATIAVVATDIKKVLAYSTISQLGYMMLGLGVFGWGAGLFHLITHAFFKSLMFLCSGSVIHGCHHEQEMPKMGGLLKKMPVTAITMLVGVIAISGLAIPGTSIAFSGFHSKDAIVATALAFIKANPGHFLLFFIPLLTAGITAFYMFRLWFYTFVGKPRDQHIYDHAHESPWVMTGPLLVLSVFAAFCAIGGEHGKLFRLLTGDEPAHVAAGMATAGLVMPGHIAVQAVHDDAGAWALIAAFAGTLMAFVFYGTNAVNVAEIKRQLSGVHGFLVNKWHFDELYDALFMKPAHVVGAFCAWIDRTIFDGILHGSAKAMVLVSKWDRLFDEKLIDGFVNMLAAATFSFGRSLKVIQTGNLRQYVMFIVVGVVALFAVLFTTFPG, from the coding sequence ATGGTCGGCGAAACGCTGAAATGGCTGCTGATGATCGCGTGGCTGCTGCCCCTGGTTGGGTTTGCGGTTGAGATATTCGGCGGCTATTGGGGATCTCGTCACAGCAAAGCTGCGGCGCTGCTGGCGGTGTTCTGCATAGGAGCCGGGTTCGTGTGCAGTGCCTCTGCTCTGTTGATCTGGGGCAACGCGAATCACGCCTGGGGTGAAGGTGGCTGGCTTTCTCATGATGAGCATGGCGGCGCTCACGACAGCGATGATCACGAAAACGGTGACGGCCATGGCGGCGATGGGCATCATCACGAAGAAGCGCCGCATGAACACGTTTCGGTTCGGCCGGAATCGCCTGCGATCCTGACGGTTGCTCAGGCGGAAGGTGAGTCGTCGGATTCCGATGCCCATGAGTCGGAAGGTACCGGCGGCAAAGGCCGGACTGTCTACTCAGGAACGATCTACCGGCTGGCGACGTTTGGCAGCCTGGAAGTCTCCATTGATTACTACATCGACAGCCTGACGCTGGTGATGTTTACGATGGTGACCCTGATTGCAACCTGCATTCACGTGTTTGCGATGGGTTACATGAGTGATGAGCTGACCGACGAATACGTCGATCATTCGGCTCATACGTCTGACGGTAAGCACGTGCATCGGCCGGGTCGCTTCTACCGGTTCTTTGCCTTTCTGTCGCTGTTCAGTTTTTCGATGCTTGGCCTGGTGCTGGCGGGCAACATTTTTCAGGTGTTTGTGTTCTGGGAGCTGGTCGGGATCTGCAGCTACCTACTGATCGGTTTCTACACCGAACGAAAAACCGCCAGCAATGCCGCCAATAAAGCGTTCATTATGAACCGCGTCGGCGACTTTGGTTTTCTGATCGGACTGATGGTGCTGTGGACGTTCTTCGGCACGTTTCGTTTCGGCGACACGATCGTCGATGGTGGAACGACGCAGCCGGGGCTGTTCAGCATGGCTCATCGCGGTGACGATGGGCAATTCCTGCGTGACGCGGAAACGGGCGACGTTCTGCTGACCGATGTCTCGGGAAATGCGCTGCAGGATGCAAGCGGTTCCAACCGGACAATCCCGTATTCACTCCTGATCGTCGCGGGGCTTGGCGTCTTCGGCGGATGTATCGGCAAGAGTGCACAGTTTCCGCTGCAAACCTGGCTGCCGGACGCGATGGAAGGCCCGACTCCTGTGTCCGCGCTGGTTCACTCGGCGACGATGGTTGCGGCAGGAGTCTATCTTGTCGGGCGATTCTTCCCGATGTTCGCTCAGGAAGTTCTGCTGGTCATCGCATATGTCGGTTGCATCACCCTGTTTCTGGCGGCGACCATTGCTGTCGTGGCGACGGACATCAAGAAGGTGCTGGCCTATTCCACGATCAGTCAGCTTGGCTACATGATGCTGGGACTGGGCGTGTTCGGCTGGGGAGCCGGGCTGTTCCACCTGATTACACACGCGTTTTTCAAATCGCTTATGTTCCTGTGTTCGGGCAGCGTGATTCATGGCTGTCATCACGAACAGGAAATGCCCAAAATGGGCGGGCTGCTGAAGAAGATGCCCGTCACAGCAATCACGATGCTGGTTGGGGTGATTGCAATCAGTGGACTGGCGATTCCGGGGACCTCGATTGCGTTTTCGGGGTTTCATTCGAAGGATGCCATCGTGGCCACGGCTCTGGCGTTCATTAAGGCCAATCCCGGACACTTCCTGCTGTTCTTTATCCCGCTGTTGACCGCCGGAATCACGGCGTTCTACATGTTCCGGCTGTGGTTCTACACGTTTGTCGGCAAGCCGCGAGACCAGCATATTTACGACCACGCCCATGAATCGCCGTGGGTGATGACAGGACCGTTGCTGGTGCTGTCAGTCTTTGCCGCTTTCTGTGCGATTGGCGGCGAACATGGCAAGCTGTTTCGTCTGTTGACCGGCGACGAGCCGGCACATGTTGCTGCGGGAATGGCGACGGCCGGGCTGGTCATGCCGGGACACATTGCTGTTCAGGCCGTCCATGACGATGCCGGAGCGTGGGCGCTGATCGCTGCCTTTGCGGGAACTTTGATGGCATTTGTGTTCTATGGGACAAATGCCGTGAACGTTGCGGAGATCAAGCGGCAGTTGTCCGGCGTTCATGGCTTCTTGGTCAACAAGTGGCATTTCGACGAACTGTATGATGCACTGTTCATGAAGCCTGCTCATGTGGTGGGGGCTTTCTGTGCGTGGATCGATCGCACGATTTTCGACGGAATCCTGCATGGGTCGGCCAAGGCGATGGTGCTCGTTTCGAAGTGGGACCGGTTGTTTGACGAAAAGCTGATCGACGGTTTCGTCAACATGCTGGCGGCTGCGACATTTTCGTTCGGGCGGTCTCTGAAGGTCATTCAGACCGGCAATCTTCGTCAATACGTGATGTTTATTGTTGTCGGCGTCGTTGCATTGTTTGCCGTCCTGTTCACAACGTTTCCGGGGTAG
- a CDS encoding NADH-quinone oxidoreductase subunit M: MNQATLLSAIIFLPALGALLLAFFDKRHVEVIRGWSLGVTVATFVLTVFLWFQYVALPDKSGIAFEVSANWIPTWNVYYRLGVDGISLPLVVLTSFVSMLAAVASWSINKQHKGYFILFLLLESGMLGVFLSLDFFLFYVFWEVMLLPMYFLIGVWGGPRKEYAAIKFFLYTLAGSVLMLIAMLMFYFGSGGGVHSFNLIELAKAAAGTSGEVRTLLSPTMQVTAFWLLFIGFAIKLPAFPVHTWLPDAHVEAPTPISMILAGVLLKMGGYGIIRIAFPLCPYGAQYAAYAMVGIGVVSIIYGAFAALAQTDFKRLVAYSSVSHMGYVLIGVAVWKISETTGGIQNSNMWLMGINGAMFQMIAHGVSSAGMFFMVGVIYDRVHHRDLNQFGGLMAKMPLYSGLAAGLFFAGLGLPGLCGFIGEIFVVLSAWNYSPLLAIVAASGVILTAGYILWALQRVYLGPEYRGPHAEAITPINGREATVAAVLLAFAIILGVYPRLMFDVMEPSTAQLVETMQQGYERAANTQLQASR, from the coding sequence ATGAACCAAGCAACTCTACTTTCAGCCATTATCTTTCTGCCCGCCTTAGGTGCGCTGCTTTTGGCATTCTTTGACAAGCGGCACGTGGAAGTGATCCGAGGCTGGTCGCTGGGCGTTACAGTTGCGACCTTTGTGCTGACGGTCTTCCTGTGGTTTCAGTATGTCGCACTGCCGGACAAGTCGGGGATCGCGTTCGAAGTGAGTGCTAACTGGATTCCGACGTGGAATGTCTACTACCGACTTGGCGTTGACGGCATCAGCCTGCCGCTGGTTGTGCTGACCAGTTTCGTCAGCATGCTGGCGGCCGTTGCTTCGTGGAGCATTAACAAACAGCACAAGGGGTATTTCATCCTGTTTCTGCTGCTGGAAAGCGGAATGCTGGGCGTGTTTCTGTCGCTGGACTTCTTCCTGTTCTACGTGTTCTGGGAAGTCATGCTGCTGCCGATGTACTTCCTGATCGGCGTCTGGGGCGGACCACGCAAGGAATATGCGGCGATCAAGTTCTTTCTGTACACGCTGGCGGGCAGCGTGCTGATGCTGATCGCCATGCTGATGTTCTACTTCGGCAGCGGCGGCGGTGTTCACAGCTTTAATCTGATCGAACTGGCGAAAGCTGCAGCGGGCACAAGCGGTGAGGTGCGGACACTGCTGAGTCCCACAATGCAGGTCACAGCGTTCTGGCTGCTGTTCATCGGCTTCGCCATCAAGCTGCCCGCGTTTCCGGTGCATACCTGGCTTCCGGATGCTCACGTCGAGGCTCCGACTCCCATCAGCATGATTCTGGCGGGTGTGCTGCTGAAAATGGGTGGTTACGGGATCATTCGCATCGCGTTCCCGCTGTGTCCGTATGGAGCCCAGTACGCGGCATACGCAATGGTCGGCATCGGCGTCGTTAGTATCATTTACGGAGCTTTCGCTGCGCTGGCGCAGACGGACTTCAAGAGACTGGTGGCTTACAGTTCGGTCAGTCACATGGGTTATGTGCTGATCGGTGTTGCCGTCTGGAAGATCAGTGAAACAACGGGAGGCATCCAAAACAGCAATATGTGGCTGATGGGAATCAACGGAGCGATGTTTCAGATGATTGCTCACGGTGTCTCCTCCGCCGGCATGTTCTTTATGGTGGGCGTGATCTACGATCGCGTACACCATCGTGATCTGAACCAGTTCGGCGGGCTGATGGCAAAGATGCCGCTGTACAGCGGACTGGCGGCCGGCCTGTTCTTTGCCGGACTGGGGCTGCCCGGACTGTGCGGTTTCATCGGCGAAATCTTTGTTGTGCTGAGTGCCTGGAACTACAGTCCACTGCTGGCCATCGTCGCGGCCAGCGGTGTGATTCTGACGGCAGGCTACATTCTGTGGGCATTGCAGCGAGTCTATCTGGGACCGGAGTACCGGGGGCCTCATGCGGAAGCCATCACGCCGATCAACGGTCGTGAAGCGACTGTCGCCGCAGTGTTGCTGGCGTTTGCAATCATCCTGGGTGTCTATCCGCGACTGATGTTCGATGTGATGGAACCGTCAACCGCTCAGTTGGTCGAAACCATGCAACAGGGATATGAACGAGCGGCGAACACTCAGTTGCAGGCATCCCGTTAG